A genomic segment from Paramixta manurensis encodes:
- a CDS encoding RpiB/LacA/LacB family sugar-phosphate isomerase yields MKIALMMENSQAAKNAIVLKELQQVAGALEHSVFNVGMSDEQDHHLTYIHLGIMASILLNAKAVDFVVAGCGTGQGALMSLNIHPGVACGYCIDPADAYLFAQINNGNALALPFAKGFGWGAELNLRFIFEKAFSGAKGQGYPPERKEPQVRNAGILNQVKAAVVKDNYLDTLRAIDPELVKTAVSGPRFQQCLFEHGQDKTIEAFVRELIA; encoded by the coding sequence ATGAAAATTGCTCTGATGATGGAGAACAGCCAGGCGGCGAAAAATGCCATCGTGCTAAAAGAACTACAACAGGTGGCCGGTGCGCTGGAGCATTCTGTTTTCAACGTAGGCATGAGCGATGAGCAGGACCATCACCTAACCTATATTCACCTTGGGATCATGGCCAGCATTCTGCTGAATGCCAAAGCGGTGGATTTCGTGGTTGCCGGCTGCGGAACCGGGCAGGGCGCGTTAATGTCGTTGAACATTCATCCCGGCGTCGCCTGTGGCTATTGTATTGATCCGGCGGATGCGTATCTGTTTGCGCAAATTAATAACGGCAACGCGCTGGCGCTACCTTTTGCCAAAGGGTTTGGTTGGGGCGCGGAACTGAACCTGCGCTTTATCTTTGAGAAGGCGTTTAGCGGCGCGAAAGGCCAGGGTTATCCGCCGGAGCGTAAAGAACCGCAGGTCCGTAATGCCGGCATCCTCAATCAGGTTAAAGCGGCGGTAGTAAAAGATAACTATCTGGATACCTTACGCGCCATCGATCCTGAACTGGTTAAAACTGCCGTGAGCGGCCCGCGTTTCCAACAATGTTTGTTTGAGCACGGCCAGGATAAAACTATCGAAGCATTTGTGCGCGAGCTTATTGCCTAA
- a CDS encoding cupin domain-containing protein: MFIFKQTTTLQDLGNGVTRRILAHGGGMMAVEVNFEKDAVGPLHHHPHEQLTYVLSGRFAFTIDGVTKEVGPGDTLYKAPNVVHGCVCLEPGTLLDTFTPQRDDFLS, encoded by the coding sequence ATGTTTATCTTTAAGCAAACAACCACTCTGCAAGATCTGGGTAATGGCGTCACGCGGCGAATTCTGGCACACGGCGGTGGGATGATGGCGGTAGAGGTTAACTTTGAGAAAGACGCGGTCGGGCCGCTGCACCATCATCCCCACGAGCAGTTAACCTACGTCCTTTCCGGACGGTTTGCCTTCACCATTGATGGCGTAACGAAAGAGGTTGGGCCGGGCGATACCTTATATAAAGCACCGAATGTGGTGCACGGTTGTGTGTGTCTGGAGCCGGGTACGTTGTTGGATACTTTTACGCCGCAGCGGGATGATTTTTTGTCGTAA
- a CDS encoding c-type cytochrome: protein MKQGLLALLLSVVAGYASAEDHTGAALIQRGEYLARAGDCVACHTAPSGQAFAGGLPMATPIGTVYSTNITPDKQTGIGDYSYDDFQKAVRHGVAKNGDTLYPAMPYPSYAVVSDEDMHALYAYFMHGVQPVVHPNRDSDIPWPLSMRWPLAIWRGVFAPDVQAFTPHSGEDPQLARGRYLVEGLGHCGACHTPRSITLQEKALNDDQGSDFLAGSSAPVDGWTANNLRGDSRDGLGRWSEDDLAQFLRTGRNKNTAVFGGMSDVVEHSLQHLSEEDIKAIAAYLKSLGAKDPDQTGFSADDKVAKALWAGDDSKAGAAGYVDSCAACHKTDGSGYTRFFPALRGNPVVLADDPTSLIHIVLTGATLPGVKGAPTAITMPGFGWRMNDRQVADVVNFIRTSWGNSAAKSVTAKQVAEVRKQVADKQGSVDIETLSAGR from the coding sequence ATGAAACAAGGATTATTGGCCTTGCTACTGAGCGTCGTCGCCGGTTATGCCTCGGCGGAGGATCACACTGGCGCGGCGTTAATTCAGCGCGGCGAATACTTAGCACGGGCGGGAGATTGTGTGGCTTGCCACACCGCGCCATCCGGGCAAGCCTTTGCTGGCGGTTTGCCGATGGCGACGCCGATTGGCACCGTGTATAGCACCAATATCACGCCGGATAAGCAAACCGGTATTGGGGATTATAGCTACGATGATTTCCAGAAGGCGGTGCGCCACGGCGTGGCAAAAAACGGCGATACGCTCTATCCGGCGATGCCTTATCCCTCGTATGCGGTGGTGAGTGATGAGGATATGCACGCGCTGTACGCCTATTTTATGCATGGTGTGCAACCGGTCGTGCATCCGAATCGCGATAGCGATATTCCCTGGCCGTTATCCATGCGTTGGCCGCTGGCTATCTGGCGCGGGGTGTTTGCTCCGGACGTGCAGGCCTTTACGCCGCATTCTGGTGAAGATCCGCAGTTAGCGCGCGGCCGTTATTTGGTGGAGGGTCTAGGCCACTGTGGCGCATGCCATACGCCACGTAGCATTACGCTACAGGAGAAGGCGCTCAATGATGATCAAGGCAGCGATTTTCTCGCGGGCAGTAGCGCCCCGGTCGATGGCTGGACGGCGAACAATCTACGTGGCGATAGTCGTGATGGGCTGGGGCGTTGGAGTGAAGACGATCTGGCGCAATTTCTGCGTACCGGTCGCAATAAAAATACCGCAGTATTTGGCGGTATGAGCGACGTGGTCGAACACAGTTTGCAGCATCTGAGTGAGGAGGATATTAAAGCGATTGCGGCGTATCTGAAATCGCTGGGTGCGAAAGATCCTGATCAGACTGGCTTTAGCGCAGATGATAAAGTCGCGAAAGCGTTATGGGCAGGAGACGATAGCAAAGCGGGCGCGGCAGGGTATGTTGATAGCTGCGCGGCCTGCCATAAAACCGACGGCAGCGGTTATACGCGTTTCTTCCCGGCGCTGCGTGGTAACCCGGTGGTATTGGCGGACGATCCGACTTCGTTGATTCATATCGTGCTGACCGGGGCAACTTTGCCGGGCGTGAAAGGCGCGCCAACCGCGATCACTATGCCAGGGTTTGGCTGGCGGATGAATGATCGTCAGGTGGCGGATGTGGTGAATTTTATCCGTACCAGTTGGGGAAATAGCGCGGCGAAAAGCGTGACGGCGAAGCAGGTTGCCGAGGTGCGTAAGCAGGTGGCTGATAAGCAGGGTAGTGTGGATATTGAGACGTTATCCGCCGGGCGTTGA
- a CDS encoding GMC family oxidoreductase has product MAKVMKKVDAVIVGFGWAGSIMAKELTEAGLNVVALERGPHRDTYPDGAYPQVIDELTYNIRKKLFQDLSKSTVTIRHNAAQTAQPYRQLAAFLPGTGTGGAGLHWSGVHFRVDPIELRMRSHYEERYGKKFIPEGMTIQDFGVSYAELEPFFDQAEKVFGTSGSAWSINGKVVGEGKGNPFAPDRSHDFLLPAQKRTFSAQLFASAAESVGYHPYDLPSANTSGPYTNPYGAQMGPCNFCGYCSGYACYMYSKASPNVNIWPALRQEPKFELRDNAHVLRVNLTEDKKRATGVTYVDAQGRQLEQPADLVILSAFQFHNVHLMLLSGIGQPYNPVTNEGVVGRNFAYQNISTIKAFFDKDVFTNPFIGAGGAGVGVDDFNADNFDHGKYGFVGGSPFWVNQAGVKPISGLPTAPGTPKWGSQWKAAIADSYTHHVSMDAHGAHQSYRANYLDLDPNYKDVYGQPLLRMTFDWQENDIKMSQFMHQKMHKIAEAMNPKLISGAPKQAGTHFDTTVYQTTHMNGGAIMGEDPKTSAINRYLQSWDVPNVFVPGASAFPQGLGYNPTGMVAALTFWSAKAIRERYLKNPGPLVQA; this is encoded by the coding sequence ATGGCGAAGGTAATGAAAAAAGTCGATGCGGTTATTGTGGGGTTCGGCTGGGCCGGTTCGATCATGGCTAAAGAGTTGACCGAGGCCGGTTTGAATGTGGTGGCGCTGGAACGTGGGCCGCATCGCGATACTTACCCGGATGGCGCGTATCCGCAGGTGATTGATGAATTGACCTATAACATCCGCAAAAAGCTGTTCCAGGATCTGTCAAAAAGCACCGTGACCATCCGCCACAACGCTGCGCAAACCGCACAGCCTTATCGGCAACTTGCCGCCTTTTTACCGGGTACCGGAACCGGCGGCGCCGGGCTGCACTGGTCTGGCGTGCATTTTCGCGTCGACCCGATTGAGCTACGGATGCGTAGCCATTATGAAGAGCGTTACGGCAAAAAATTTATCCCCGAAGGAATGACCATTCAGGACTTCGGCGTGAGCTACGCCGAGCTGGAGCCGTTCTTTGATCAGGCGGAGAAGGTATTTGGTACTTCTGGCTCGGCCTGGAGCATTAACGGTAAGGTGGTTGGCGAAGGGAAAGGTAACCCGTTCGCGCCGGATCGCTCGCATGATTTCCTGCTCCCGGCGCAAAAACGCACCTTCTCCGCCCAGCTCTTTGCCAGCGCCGCCGAATCGGTTGGCTACCATCCTTACGATTTACCGTCGGCGAATACCTCTGGCCCTTATACCAACCCCTATGGCGCACAAATGGGGCCGTGTAACTTCTGCGGCTACTGTAGCGGTTACGCCTGTTACATGTACTCCAAAGCCTCGCCAAACGTGAATATTTGGCCGGCGCTGCGTCAGGAACCCAAATTCGAACTGCGCGATAATGCGCATGTGTTGCGGGTGAATCTGACCGAGGATAAAAAACGCGCGACCGGCGTCACCTATGTCGATGCGCAAGGGCGGCAGCTTGAACAGCCAGCGGATTTGGTGATTTTGTCGGCATTCCAGTTCCATAATGTGCATCTGATGCTGTTATCCGGCATCGGCCAGCCGTATAACCCGGTCACCAATGAAGGCGTGGTGGGGCGTAATTTCGCCTACCAGAACATCTCCACCATCAAGGCGTTTTTTGATAAAGACGTCTTTACTAATCCCTTTATTGGCGCGGGCGGCGCAGGTGTTGGCGTGGATGATTTCAATGCCGATAACTTTGACCACGGTAAATACGGCTTTGTCGGCGGCTCGCCGTTTTGGGTAAACCAGGCGGGTGTGAAACCGATTTCCGGCCTGCCGACCGCGCCAGGCACGCCGAAGTGGGGCAGCCAATGGAAAGCGGCAATCGCCGACAGTTATACCCACCATGTGTCGATGGATGCGCATGGCGCGCATCAATCTTATCGCGCCAACTACCTCGATCTCGATCCGAACTATAAAGATGTTTATGGCCAGCCGCTGTTACGGATGACTTTCGACTGGCAGGAGAACGACATCAAAATGTCGCAATTTATGCATCAGAAAATGCATAAAATCGCCGAAGCGATGAACCCGAAGCTGATCTCTGGCGCGCCAAAACAGGCGGGAACGCATTTTGATACCACCGTTTACCAGACCACCCATATGAACGGTGGCGCGATCATGGGCGAAGATCCGAAAACCAGTGCGATAAACCGCTATTTGCAAAGCTGGGATGTGCCGAACGTATTTGTACCCGGCGCATCGGCATTCCCGCAGGGGCTGGGCTACAACCCGACCGGGATGGTGGCGGCGCTAACCTTTTGGTCGGCGAAGGCCATTCGCGAGCGCTACCTGAAAAACCCCGGCCCGCTGGTACAGGCATAA
- a CDS encoding gluconate 2-dehydrogenase subunit 3 family protein has translation MSTEKTGNSRRDFLLKTITLAPAVALSGAGLGSLAVSRPAQAAEHPLAEAQAARDYQPTWFTAEEFAFLQAASARLIPADERGPGALEAGVPEFIDRQMNTPYATGANWYMQGPFDPDAMAELGYQLPLVPQQIYRLGIAEADSIAQQQHGKAFAALTGEQQDTLLTAMEKGSVTFRQLPAAVFFAFLLQNTREGFFSDPLHGGNQNMVGWKLIGFPGARADFMDWVERGERYPFPPVSIRGERA, from the coding sequence ATGTCGACTGAAAAAACGGGCAACTCACGCAGAGATTTTCTGCTGAAAACCATCACTCTGGCGCCCGCTGTGGCGTTAAGCGGCGCGGGCCTCGGCTCGCTGGCCGTCTCCCGACCCGCGCAAGCGGCAGAACATCCATTGGCAGAGGCGCAAGCGGCGCGGGATTACCAACCCACCTGGTTTACCGCCGAAGAGTTTGCCTTTCTGCAAGCCGCCAGCGCACGGCTGATTCCCGCCGATGAACGTGGGCCAGGCGCGCTGGAAGCCGGCGTGCCGGAGTTTATCGATCGTCAAATGAATACGCCATACGCCACCGGCGCCAACTGGTATATGCAAGGCCCCTTCGATCCCGATGCGATGGCCGAACTGGGCTATCAATTGCCGTTAGTTCCCCAACAAATTTATCGTTTGGGGATTGCTGAGGCAGACAGCATTGCGCAACAGCAACATGGCAAAGCTTTCGCCGCCCTGACCGGCGAGCAGCAAGATACCCTGCTGACGGCGATGGAGAAGGGGAGCGTGACGTTTAGGCAGTTACCTGCGGCAGTGTTTTTCGCCTTTCTGTTGCAAAACACCCGTGAGGGTTTTTTCAGCGATCCATTGCATGGCGGTAACCAGAACATGGTGGGCTGGAAGCTGATTGGCTTCCCCGGCGCGCGCGCTGATTTTATGGATTGGGTAGAGCGGGGAGAACGGTATCCGTTCCCGCCGGTATCAATTCGTGGGGAGAGGGCGTAA